The following are encoded together in the Pedobacter steynii genome:
- the hppD gene encoding 4-hydroxyphenylpyruvate dioxygenase → MSTQTFAEKIAKAQDFLPINGTDYIEFYVGNAKQAAHYYKTAFGFQSLAYAGPETGVRDRASYVLQQGKIRLVLTTAMKSDSPIAEHVKKHGDGVKILALWVDDAYSAFEETTKRGAKPYMEPVTKTDEHGEVKMSGIYTYGETIHMFIERKNYTGSFMPGYQDLRSDYAPKDAGLLYIDHCVGNVGWNRMNETVKWYEDVMGFVNILSFDDKQINTEYSALMSKVMSNGNGFSKFPINEPAEGKKKSQIEEYLEFYEGEGVQHIAVATKDILSTVRELKSRGVEFLSAPPEAYYNMMPNRVGEIDEEIEQLKELGILVDCDEEGYLLQIFTKPVEDRPTLFFEIIQRKGAQSFGAGNFKALFESLEREQELRGNL, encoded by the coding sequence ATGAGCACACAAACATTTGCAGAAAAGATCGCTAAAGCACAGGATTTTCTCCCTATTAATGGAACAGATTACATAGAATTTTATGTAGGCAATGCAAAGCAGGCTGCACATTACTATAAAACAGCATTTGGCTTTCAATCCTTAGCTTATGCAGGACCAGAGACAGGAGTTCGCGATCGCGCTTCGTATGTCTTACAACAAGGAAAAATCAGATTGGTACTGACAACCGCTATGAAATCGGACAGTCCGATTGCAGAACATGTTAAAAAACATGGTGACGGTGTAAAAATCCTCGCACTTTGGGTAGACGATGCTTACAGTGCATTTGAGGAAACCACTAAGCGTGGTGCCAAACCTTATATGGAGCCGGTAACCAAAACGGATGAACATGGAGAAGTAAAAATGTCTGGTATTTATACCTATGGCGAGACCATCCACATGTTCATTGAGCGTAAGAATTATACCGGTAGTTTCATGCCTGGTTATCAGGACCTGAGGAGTGATTACGCACCAAAGGATGCAGGTCTTTTATATATTGACCATTGCGTAGGAAACGTAGGATGGAATAGAATGAATGAAACGGTGAAATGGTATGAAGACGTAATGGGCTTTGTCAACATTCTTTCTTTTGATGATAAGCAGATCAATACAGAGTATTCTGCCCTGATGAGTAAGGTAATGAGCAACGGGAATGGGTTTTCGAAATTTCCGATCAACGAGCCTGCCGAAGGGAAGAAAAAATCACAGATCGAAGAATATTTAGAGTTTTATGAAGGCGAAGGGGTGCAACACATTGCGGTAGCTACAAAAGATATTTTGTCTACGGTAAGGGAATTAAAATCTCGAGGGGTTGAGTTTTTAAGTGCACCCCCTGAAGCCTATTACAACATGATGCCGAATCGTGTAGGAGAAATTGATGAGGAGATTGAGCAGTTAAAAGAGTTGGGTATCCTGGTAGACTGTGATGAGGAAGGCTATTTATTGCAGATCTTTACCAAACCAGTAGAAGACCGTCCGACTTTGTTCTTTGAGATCATCCAAAGAAAAGGGGCACAATCATTTGGAGCAGGTAATTTCAAAGCCTTATTCGAATCATTGGAACGTGAGCAGGAACTGAGAGGAAATTTATAA
- a CDS encoding homogentisate 1,2-dioxygenase, translated as MPIYHTLGTIPAKRHTVFRKPDGNLYAEELVSTEGFSSLYSLVYHCHPPTIVKSLGEPYSVEPKIAREKHLRHTSLIGFNIKPEDDYLESRKPVLVNSDLHISLAAPRKSMTDYFYKNSQADEVIFIHEGTGTLKTGFGKIRFAYGDYLVIPRGTIYQLEFDEEKNRLFIIESFSPIRSPKRYRNEYGQLMEHSPYCERDIKRPTDLETIDEVGDFKVLIKKQGLMYPYTYGTHPFDFVGWDGFHYPWAFSIHDFEPITGRLHQPPPVHQTFEGHNFVICSFVPRKYDYHPLSIPAPYNHSNVDSDEVLYYVDGDFMSRKSVVKGQITLHPGGIPHGPHPGTVEKSIGKESTEELAVMIDPFRPLMLTEDAVNIEDESYHKSWQHNVE; from the coding sequence ATGCCTATCTATCATACCTTAGGAACCATTCCTGCTAAACGCCATACCGTTTTTAGAAAACCAGATGGCAATTTATATGCAGAGGAACTAGTTTCTACTGAAGGGTTTTCAAGCTTATATTCACTGGTCTATCATTGTCACCCGCCAACCATCGTAAAATCCCTTGGGGAGCCCTATTCTGTAGAGCCAAAAATTGCCCGTGAAAAACACCTGCGCCATACCAGTCTGATCGGTTTCAATATCAAACCTGAAGATGATTACCTGGAAAGCAGAAAGCCGGTCCTGGTGAACAGTGACCTGCATATCTCCCTGGCGGCACCAAGAAAATCGATGACCGATTATTTCTATAAAAATAGTCAGGCGGATGAGGTCATCTTTATTCATGAAGGTACAGGAACCCTAAAAACAGGTTTTGGTAAAATCCGTTTTGCATATGGGGATTACCTTGTGATTCCAAGAGGTACCATTTATCAGCTGGAATTCGATGAGGAGAAAAACAGGCTCTTTATTATAGAGAGCTTTAGTCCGATCCGCTCTCCAAAACGTTATAGAAATGAATACGGGCAATTGATGGAACATTCTCCTTATTGTGAGCGTGACATCAAACGTCCAACAGATCTGGAGACTATTGATGAGGTAGGCGACTTCAAGGTACTGATTAAAAAACAGGGCTTAATGTATCCTTATACTTATGGCACCCATCCTTTTGATTTTGTAGGCTGGGATGGTTTTCATTATCCATGGGCTTTTTCTATCCATGATTTTGAGCCCATAACCGGACGTTTACATCAGCCGCCTCCGGTTCATCAGACTTTTGAAGGACATAATTTTGTGATCTGCTCTTTTGTTCCCCGCAAATACGACTACCATCCGCTTTCGATTCCTGCACCCTATAACCACAGCAATGTGGATAGTGATGAGGTCCTGTATTATGTAGATGGCGACTTTATGAGCAGAAAGAGTGTAGTAAAAGGACAAATCACCTTACATCCCGGAGGAATTCCTCATGGGCCACACCCTGGGACTGTAGAGAAATCTATCGGAAAAGAAAGTACAGAGGAGCTGGCAGTGATGATTGACCCTTTCCGTCCTTTAATGCTTACTGAAGATGCCGTAAACATTGAGGATGAGAGCTACCACAAAAGCTGGCAGCACAACGTAGAATAA
- a CDS encoding fumarylacetoacetate hydrolase family protein — MKLVSYKTEDREHLGVFVNGHIYNLNSCDKQLPNEMNAFLAGGEELMIRAKKIDAQIKSAEIEPKEEAFYELIAPVPHPTSCRDGYAFRQHVAAARRNRKVDMIAEFDQYPIFYFTNHNAIQGPGEIECMPDHFQKLDFELEVAIVIGKKGRNITAAEADSYIAGYMVMNDMSARTLQMEEMLLNLGPAKGKDFSTVIGPWLVTPDELEQYKTAAKPGHTGNAYDLKMTCTVNGVEVSSGNMADMDWTFAEIVERCAYGVDILPGDVIGSGTVGTGCFLELNGTGLLNNPDFKPQWLQDGDVVEMEITGLGHLSNIIKKVDTDFSILALKKK; from the coding sequence ATGAAGCTGGTATCCTATAAAACAGAAGACAGAGAACACCTGGGTGTTTTTGTAAACGGACATATTTATAATCTGAATTCATGCGACAAACAACTGCCGAATGAGATGAATGCTTTTTTGGCAGGCGGCGAAGAATTGATGATCCGTGCGAAAAAGATTGACGCACAAATCAAATCTGCTGAGATTGAACCTAAAGAAGAGGCTTTCTATGAGCTTATCGCTCCGGTACCGCACCCAACTTCCTGCAGAGATGGATATGCCTTCCGTCAGCATGTGGCTGCGGCACGTAGAAACCGTAAAGTAGATATGATTGCAGAGTTTGATCAGTATCCTATTTTTTATTTTACCAACCATAACGCCATTCAGGGACCGGGAGAGATCGAATGTATGCCCGATCATTTCCAAAAACTTGATTTTGAGCTGGAAGTAGCTATTGTAATTGGTAAAAAAGGCAGGAATATTACTGCTGCAGAAGCGGATAGCTATATCGCCGGTTATATGGTGATGAATGATATGAGTGCGAGAACCCTGCAAATGGAAGAGATGTTGTTAAACCTGGGCCCTGCAAAAGGAAAAGATTTCTCTACGGTGATTGGCCCATGGCTGGTTACTCCTGACGAGCTGGAACAGTATAAAACAGCGGCTAAACCAGGTCATACCGGTAATGCTTACGATCTGAAAATGACCTGTACCGTAAATGGTGTGGAAGTATCTTCGGGTAATATGGCAGATATGGACTGGACTTTTGCCGAGATTGTGGAGCGTTGCGCTTATGGTGTAGACATCCTGCCTGGCGACGTGATTGGTTCAGGTACAGTAGGTACAGGGTGCTTCCTGGAGTTAAATGGAACAGGCTTATTGAATAATCCTGATTTCAAGCCACAATGGTTACAGGATGGCGATGTAGTGGAAATGGAAATTACTGGTCTCGGACATTTAAGTAATATCATAAAAAAGGTAGATACAGACTTCTCTATCCTTGCTTTGAAGAAAAAATAA
- a CDS encoding flavin reductase family protein has product MLTIDVTTQTPAQLQNYLQYAIAPRPICFATTIDKDGNINLSPFSFFNMFSTNPPLCIFSPARRVRDNTTKHTLENVLEVKECVINIVNYPMVQQMSLASTEYAKGVNEFEKSGFTMQPSQLVKPPRVAEAPVQMECIVKEVIHLGANPGAGNLILAEVKLIHIKEEILDTDGKIDQAKIDLVARLGGDWYCRVTPENLFKVAKPLTTLGVGVDALPSAVRNSHVLSGNDLGMLGNVEHLPSADEIDAIRDTELVKEVLDATIGDAANRERELHELARQLLKEGNVNEALKVVLL; this is encoded by the coding sequence ATGCTTACTATAGATGTAACTACACAAACTCCTGCCCAGCTGCAGAACTATTTGCAATATGCAATTGCACCAAGACCAATCTGTTTTGCTACCACAATTGATAAGGATGGAAACATCAACTTAAGCCCTTTTAGTTTTTTCAATATGTTCAGCACCAACCCTCCATTGTGTATTTTTTCTCCTGCAAGGAGGGTGCGTGACAATACCACCAAGCATACGCTGGAAAATGTACTTGAGGTAAAGGAATGTGTGATCAACATCGTCAATTATCCGATGGTACAACAGATGAGTCTGGCCAGCACGGAATATGCGAAGGGGGTAAATGAGTTTGAAAAGTCAGGTTTTACCATGCAGCCCTCACAATTAGTGAAACCACCAAGGGTAGCTGAGGCTCCGGTTCAAATGGAATGCATTGTTAAAGAGGTGATCCATCTTGGAGCGAATCCAGGTGCAGGAAACCTGATCCTGGCGGAAGTAAAACTAATTCATATCAAAGAAGAAATCCTGGATACAGATGGAAAAATTGACCAGGCAAAAATAGACCTTGTAGCTCGTTTAGGTGGTGATTGGTACTGTAGAGTAACCCCTGAAAACCTGTTTAAAGTAGCCAAGCCGCTAACCACACTAGGTGTGGGGGTAGATGCTTTACCTTCAGCCGTACGGAATTCACATGTATTGAGTGGAAATGATCTGGGGATGCTTGGAAATGTAGAGCATTTGCCTTCAGCAGATGAAATAGATGCGATCAGGGATACGGAGCTGGTAAAAGAAGTGTTGGATGCAACGATTGGTGATGCTGCCAACCGCGAACGTGAACTTCATGAACTGGCCAGGCAATTGTTGAAAGAAGGAAATGTAAATGAAGCACTAAAGGTGGTTTTGTTATAG
- a CDS encoding porin family protein, whose amino-acid sequence MKKIILSALFICSSMMAFSQVLPSFQFGLKGGANLTKFSTKGTFNSENRAGYYGGVWARIGAAGIHLQPELYISGKNTTLKDDAGVENKVNFTSLDIPVLVGTKIGAAGVGIRLNTGPVVSFILNEDQSIGDATSSALKGNFKGQNFAWQFGAGLDISKLGIDLRYEQGLSKIGKDDYNAKKLGLFTLGLAYRLF is encoded by the coding sequence ATGAAAAAAATAATCTTATCTGCATTATTCATCTGTTCCAGCATGATGGCTTTTAGCCAGGTGTTGCCTAGCTTCCAATTCGGATTAAAAGGTGGGGCCAACCTTACTAAGTTTAGCACCAAGGGTACTTTTAACAGCGAAAACAGAGCAGGATATTACGGTGGTGTCTGGGCGCGTATCGGTGCTGCAGGAATTCACCTGCAACCAGAGCTTTACATTTCTGGGAAAAATACAACTTTAAAAGATGATGCTGGTGTAGAGAATAAAGTGAACTTTACCAGTTTGGATATTCCGGTTTTGGTCGGTACAAAAATCGGAGCAGCAGGTGTGGGGATTCGTTTAAATACAGGACCTGTCGTTTCTTTTATCCTGAATGAAGATCAGTCTATCGGTGACGCAACGAGCTCAGCACTTAAAGGAAACTTTAAAGGTCAGAACTTTGCATGGCAGTTTGGTGCCGGATTAGACATCAGCAAATTAGGCATCGACCTAAGGTACGAGCAAGGTCTTTCTAAAATTGGAAAAGACGACTATAATGCTAAAAAACTAGGTCTGTTTACTTTAGGATTGGCTTACAGGTTATTCTAA
- a CDS encoding YihY/virulence factor BrkB family protein, translating to MEINSISRISLFCTRFSAAFKLFKKNDPLRLAGATAFFANFAIPPILIILIRLFGFFMDRKTLVNRLFERLGSVLDDSSTLQIRQTLRNIRGVDHQWYATILSFIFFIFVATTLFAVIKNSMDQIWSIGIKGKAGFYFKMQLRARSFVIILLAGLLFFLGLLTDSIQAIIGVYINNAAPTFGKFFLSILNQALFVVIVTIWFSVLFRFLTNGRPTWKSAIHGGILTGILFTAGKYILRIMLPLSGIGNIYGTSGSIVLIMLFVFYSSFIFYFGACYVKVLSDDKNTPIRPIKGTFNYEIKEVIKDA from the coding sequence ATGGAAATTAACAGCATCAGCAGGATCTCATTATTTTGTACGCGTTTTAGCGCTGCGTTTAAATTGTTCAAAAAGAATGATCCTTTACGTCTTGCCGGAGCTACTGCTTTCTTTGCAAATTTTGCCATCCCTCCCATTCTCATTATCCTGATTCGTTTATTTGGTTTCTTTATGGACCGTAAGACCCTGGTAAACCGGTTGTTTGAACGATTGGGCAGCGTATTAGACGACAGCAGTACACTTCAGATCCGACAAACCTTAAGAAATATCAGAGGTGTTGATCACCAGTGGTATGCTACGATATTGAGTTTTATCTTCTTCATTTTTGTCGCCACCACACTTTTTGCGGTTATCAAAAATTCAATGGATCAGATCTGGTCTATTGGAATTAAGGGAAAGGCCGGTTTTTATTTCAAGATGCAGTTGAGGGCCCGTTCCTTTGTCATCATCCTGCTGGCAGGCTTATTATTTTTTCTCGGCCTTCTCACCGACAGTATCCAGGCCATTATTGGGGTTTATATTAATAATGCCGCACCTACATTCGGAAAGTTCTTTCTTTCGATATTAAATCAGGCTTTGTTTGTGGTAATCGTGACCATTTGGTTTTCGGTTCTGTTCCGGTTCCTGACCAATGGCCGTCCAACCTGGAAATCGGCCATTCATGGCGGAATTCTGACTGGCATTTTATTTACTGCAGGAAAGTATATCTTAAGGATTATGTTACCCCTAAGCGGTATAGGGAATATTTACGGAACTTCAGGTTCTATTGTCCTGATTATGCTATTTGTTTTCTATTCATCTTTCATTTTCTATTTTGGCGCCTGTTATGTGAAGGTGCTTAGTGACGACAAAAACACGCCTATACGGCCTATTAAAGGCACATTCAATTATGAAATCAAAGAAGTGATCAAGGATGCCTAA
- a CDS encoding C40 family peptidase: protein MKKSIILSLFLSCSAFAARSQNTTPVQYKELVSKLMEITPAIPASKPQSTNRLLEFAKSMIGIPYRYASSNPRKGFDCSGFVSYVFQNFGFKVPRSSREFATRGEAKKLEDAQIGDVILFTGTNSRVRRIGHVGIIYSINGDEIKFIHSSSGGAKGVTITSLNEGFYKKRFMKVVSIL, encoded by the coding sequence ATGAAGAAAAGCATTATTTTATCCCTCTTTCTTTCATGTAGTGCATTTGCAGCAAGATCGCAAAACACCACACCCGTTCAATATAAAGAATTGGTTTCCAAACTCATGGAAATCACGCCGGCAATTCCTGCAAGTAAGCCCCAATCTACCAACCGCCTTTTAGAGTTTGCGAAATCTATGATTGGTATTCCTTACCGATATGCTTCCAGCAATCCCAGGAAAGGATTTGACTGTTCCGGCTTTGTAAGCTATGTGTTTCAGAATTTTGGATTTAAAGTGCCACGTTCCTCCAGGGAATTTGCAACCAGAGGCGAGGCTAAAAAGCTGGAAGATGCACAGATTGGTGACGTAATCCTTTTTACCGGCACCAATAGCCGGGTTCGCCGGATAGGCCACGTGGGCATTATATACTCCATTAATGGCGATGAGATCAAATTTATTCACTCCTCTTCCGGTGGTGCAAAAGGAGTGACAATTACGAGTTTAAATGAAGGCTTTTATAAGAAAAGATTCATGAAAGTGGTCAGTATTCTATAA
- a CDS encoding aromatic amino acid hydroxylase, with protein MSDFNDFNNPQVAKLPKHLRQFIVEQHYEKYTPIDQAVWRYVMRQNYSYLKHVAYYPYIKGLQRAGLSIEYIPNLQTMNDNLGKIGWGAVTVDGFIPPAAFMEYQAYRVLVIAADIRQINHIEYTPAPDIIHESAGHAPIIADADYNSYLSYFGSIGAKAMFSSKDFELYEAIRNLSILKESADASEQEIAKAEKHLQVVAENMGEPSEMALLGRLHWWTVEYGLIGTLEDPKIYGAGLLSSIGESSSCMKDDVLKKWYTIDAINAQYDITKPQPQLFVTETFQNLIDVLEEFADTMAFRRGGAESLVKAIECKNPATAVYSSGLQVTGIFTDMGITADDELTFIKTTGPSALAVDHKQLEGHGKFYHKDGFSSPVGRWNGLALENLSLTELQAQGIATGQTADLTFDSGIHVKGLVKEIVQHGGKTVLITFEDCTVKEDNGNILFQPEWGIYDMAVGEKIISVFNGAADKDAYEEITHVSGQQTHKVTYDEKTKKLHAIYSAIRSIRQDKRDYEKCIALFEELKAEHRYDWLAALEILEIIYHKKLDPEFEKELRVYLELKAANEADYRKLITDGLHVIENPVSQLITEED; from the coding sequence ATGAGTGATTTTAATGACTTTAACAATCCCCAGGTAGCAAAGCTCCCTAAGCATTTAAGGCAGTTTATTGTAGAGCAGCATTACGAAAAATATACGCCAATCGATCAGGCTGTTTGGCGCTATGTAATGCGTCAGAATTATAGTTACCTGAAACATGTGGCTTATTATCCATATATCAAAGGACTGCAACGTGCAGGCCTAAGTATTGAATATATCCCCAATTTGCAAACCATGAACGATAACCTTGGCAAAATAGGCTGGGGTGCGGTTACGGTGGATGGGTTTATTCCTCCTGCAGCATTCATGGAATACCAGGCTTACCGGGTATTGGTTATTGCAGCAGATATTCGTCAGATCAACCATATTGAATATACACCCGCTCCGGATATTATCCATGAGTCGGCAGGGCATGCACCCATCATAGCGGATGCCGACTACAACAGTTACTTGAGCTATTTTGGCTCTATCGGAGCTAAAGCCATGTTCTCTTCCAAAGATTTTGAGCTTTATGAGGCTATCCGCAACCTTTCTATCCTGAAGGAATCTGCAGATGCCTCGGAACAGGAAATCGCCAAAGCAGAAAAACATTTGCAGGTGGTTGCCGAGAATATGGGCGAGCCTTCTGAAATGGCGCTATTGGGTCGTCTACATTGGTGGACAGTAGAATATGGACTGATAGGCACACTTGAAGACCCTAAAATTTATGGCGCGGGTTTACTTTCTTCGATCGGGGAAAGTTCCAGCTGTATGAAAGATGACGTGCTGAAAAAATGGTATACCATCGATGCAATCAATGCACAATATGACATCACCAAGCCACAGCCACAATTATTTGTGACGGAAACTTTTCAAAACCTGATAGACGTTTTAGAAGAGTTTGCTGATACTATGGCGTTCAGACGTGGCGGTGCTGAAAGTCTGGTCAAAGCAATTGAATGTAAAAATCCTGCAACAGCAGTTTACAGTTCTGGCTTACAGGTTACCGGCATTTTTACAGATATGGGCATCACTGCCGATGACGAGCTTACTTTTATAAAAACAACCGGGCCATCTGCACTGGCTGTAGACCATAAACAACTGGAAGGTCATGGCAAATTCTACCATAAGGACGGATTCTCCTCCCCTGTTGGCAGATGGAATGGTCTGGCACTGGAAAATCTGAGCCTTACTGAGCTACAGGCGCAAGGTATTGCTACAGGGCAAACCGCAGACCTGACTTTTGACAGCGGGATTCACGTGAAAGGACTGGTAAAAGAAATTGTCCAGCATGGCGGTAAAACGGTATTGATCACATTTGAGGATTGTACCGTTAAAGAAGACAATGGAAATATACTTTTCCAACCGGAATGGGGTATTTATGATATGGCAGTGGGAGAAAAAATCATCTCTGTATTCAACGGCGCAGCCGATAAAGATGCTTATGAAGAAATCACCCATGTAAGCGGTCAGCAAACACATAAGGTAACTTATGATGAAAAAACCAAGAAATTACATGCGATCTATAGCGCTATCCGTTCTATAAGACAGGATAAAAGAGATTATGAGAAATGTATCGCTCTATTTGAAGAACTTAAAGCAGAACACCGTTACGACTGGCTTGCTGCTTTAGAAATTCTAGAGATCATTTATCACAAGAAACTGGATCCCGAATTCGAAAAAGAGCTGCGGGTATATCTGGAGCTTAAAGCGGCAAATGAGGCAGACTACCGTAAATTAATTACAGATGGTTTACATGTGATTGAAAACCCCGTGAGCCAATTGATTACTGAAGAAGATTAG
- a CDS encoding SDR family NAD(P)-dependent oxidoreductase — protein MNIVLTGASSGIGFEAALEFALNKDHKIVCIARSADKLRKLLEIARGINPDCVLLPVEFDIVNDDYAALIPFLKERLGTVDILINNAGSLINKPFLETSAADLYQMFESNVLGHFNMIQNLLPLLTSGSHIVNIGSMGGFQGSVKFPGLAAYSSSKGALHTLTECLAFELADTGIKINCLALGSAQTEMLEEAFPGYQSPVMAFEMGKYVADFAKTGHKFFNGKVLPVAVTTP, from the coding sequence ATGAACATAGTATTAACAGGTGCAAGCAGTGGAATAGGTTTTGAAGCTGCCTTAGAATTTGCACTGAATAAAGACCATAAAATCGTATGTATTGCCCGATCTGCGGACAAACTGCGTAAACTACTGGAAATTGCCAGAGGAATAAACCCCGACTGTGTTTTACTTCCTGTAGAATTTGACATTGTAAATGATGATTATGCCGCACTGATTCCTTTTTTAAAGGAAAGACTGGGAACGGTAGATATTTTAATTAATAATGCCGGCTCATTAATCAACAAACCTTTTCTGGAAACCAGCGCAGCGGATTTATACCAGATGTTTGAAAGCAATGTGCTGGGGCATTTTAACATGATCCAGAACTTACTTCCACTACTGACCTCAGGAAGCCATATTGTAAATATTGGCAGTATGGGCGGTTTTCAGGGTAGTGTTAAATTTCCTGGGCTTGCAGCCTATTCTTCCAGTAAGGGGGCTTTGCATACTTTAACCGAATGTCTGGCCTTTGAACTGGCCGATACGGGAATAAAAATCAATTGTCTGGCTCTGGGTTCTGCTCAAACCGAGATGCTGGAAGAGGCATTTCCAGGTTACCAATCGCCGGTTATGGCTTTTGAAATGGGCAAGTATGTAGCTGATTTTGCAAAGACAGGACATAAATTTTTTAATGGAAAAGTGCTTCCTGTGGCTGTAACGACACCTTAG
- a CDS encoding histidine kinase N-terminal 7TM domain-containing protein: MDFTFNAYSLFLLISGSIMLFLSWYAYKKKHGALKIFGLMMLSNSIWSLAYGFELASASLDQAKFFIDIEYVGITTLPLCWFLFCLKLAGREKWYKRPLNFSLLASVTVVITLLVWTNSYHHLHYKSYFMDTRGEFPMVYIVPGISYQLFTIYFYLLLAIGSYLLITTFRKADPIYKRQNYSVVIAAIIPWLTNIAYILGFRPVGNLDLTPFSFAATIFFISIAIYRFKLFDVLPIAREKVLDLIQDGFLVVDQKNRVIDYNNAFRKYLIDPNNKKIIGTPIETLFPDQFAFFEFMERHQSGKIELHIKSHLGSFDLEADILYLDENKLNNDATIIKLQDLTHFKQEALKSQQQTEELKKLNQLKDRIFSIIAHDLRGPLVNLSEVLKMISNNLITVEEFKTLSPILNKDILYTTDLLENILHWSRSQLKGYGINKEYFDLKSMIINEVNYHLPSAASKNVNIVQNVFPGNIVYADMLMIQIVVRNLLSNAIKFCYEDCEINITAVYSKGKMLLSIADNGMGIKAEALERLFGGENISTRGTMNEKGTGLGLMVCKEFMERNDGEITVESEFGKGTKFNLFIPIEP, from the coding sequence ATGGATTTTACATTTAATGCCTACTCCTTATTTCTCCTGATTTCTGGCAGCATCATGCTTTTTTTGTCCTGGTATGCTTATAAAAAGAAGCATGGGGCACTTAAGATATTTGGGCTGATGATGCTGTCAAATTCCATTTGGTCATTGGCCTATGGATTTGAACTTGCGAGTGCTTCATTAGATCAGGCAAAATTTTTCATTGATATTGAATATGTAGGCATCACCACATTACCCCTTTGCTGGTTTTTATTTTGCTTAAAACTGGCGGGTCGGGAAAAATGGTATAAACGGCCTTTAAATTTTTCCCTTTTAGCCAGTGTAACTGTAGTTATCACCTTATTGGTTTGGACCAACAGTTATCATCACCTGCATTATAAAAGCTACTTTATGGATACCAGAGGAGAATTCCCTATGGTATATATTGTTCCGGGAATTTCTTACCAGCTATTTACTATCTATTTTTATCTGCTGCTAGCCATCGGTAGTTATTTGCTCATTACAACCTTTCGAAAGGCCGATCCGATTTATAAAAGACAAAACTATAGTGTCGTGATTGCGGCCATTATCCCGTGGTTAACCAATATTGCTTATATTCTGGGCTTCCGCCCTGTTGGAAACCTGGATCTCACTCCTTTTTCTTTTGCGGCAACGATCTTTTTTATTTCCATTGCCATATACAGGTTCAAGCTCTTTGACGTACTACCTATCGCCAGAGAAAAGGTTCTGGATTTAATCCAGGATGGCTTTTTAGTGGTCGATCAAAAGAACCGGGTTATTGATTATAACAATGCTTTCAGAAAATATCTGATCGATCCCAATAATAAAAAAATCATAGGGACTCCAATTGAAACTCTGTTTCCGGATCAGTTTGCTTTTTTTGAATTCATGGAAAGGCATCAGTCCGGAAAGATAGAACTGCATATCAAAAGTCACCTGGGTTCTTTTGATCTGGAAGCGGACATTCTGTATCTGGATGAGAATAAACTAAATAATGATGCCACAATTATCAAGTTGCAGGACCTCACCCATTTTAAGCAGGAAGCCCTTAAATCACAACAACAGACGGAAGAACTGAAGAAGTTAAATCAGTTAAAAGACCGGATTTTTTCTATCATTGCCCATGACCTGAGAGGGCCATTGGTGAACCTCTCAGAAGTCCTTAAAATGATTTCCAATAACCTGATTACAGTAGAGGAGTTCAAAACATTATCTCCGATCCTGAATAAAGATATTTTGTATACCACGGATTTACTGGAAAACATCCTGCATTGGTCAAGAAGCCAGTTAAAAGGCTACGGAATTAATAAAGAGTATTTTGACCTGAAAAGTATGATCATTAATGAAGTAAATTATCATTTACCTTCAGCTGCGTCAAAAAATGTAAATATTGTACAGAATGTGTTTCCGGGAAACATCGTATATGCGGATATGCTGATGATCCAGATCGTAGTCCGAAACCTCCTGAGTAATGCCATAAAATTCTGTTATGAAGATTGTGAGATCAACATTACCGCCGTTTACAGCAAGGGAAAGATGTTACTATCCATAGCAGATAATGGGATGGGAATCAAAGCAGAAGCCTTGGAAAGGCTGTTTGGAGGAGAGAATATATCAACCAGGGGAACCATGAACGAAAAAGGAACTGGCCTGGGATTGATGGTATGTAAAGAATTTATGGAGCGGAATGATGGGGAGATTACAGTGGAAAGTGAGTTTGGGAAAGGCACTAAATTTAATCTTTTTATTCCTATAGAGCCTTGA